The Rhizobium etli 8C-3 genome has a segment encoding these proteins:
- a CDS encoding crotonase/enoyl-CoA hydratase family protein yields the protein MPETLRIDIDARGLARLTLARPEKHNAISPRMMDELTAASKALGADRSVRVIVLAAEGASFCAGGDLGWMRAQFEAGRAERMSEARRLATMFRALNEIPKAVIARVQGNAYGGGVGLVSVCDLVIATESARFGLTEARLGIIPATISPFVVARIGEGAARPLIMSGKLISASEAKAAGLAAHVVPTKDLDAAVEAEVGHFLRASPDAAARAKTLARSLGMPITDAVIESVIEQLADTWETEEAREGIAAFFEGREPSWRSDA from the coding sequence ATGCCTGAAACGCTTCGCATCGATATCGACGCCCGCGGCCTTGCGCGGCTGACGCTTGCGCGGCCAGAAAAGCACAACGCGATCTCGCCCCGGATGATGGATGAACTGACCGCCGCATCAAAGGCTCTCGGTGCTGATCGCAGCGTTCGGGTTATCGTGCTTGCCGCAGAGGGAGCAAGCTTCTGTGCGGGCGGCGATCTCGGTTGGATGCGCGCCCAGTTTGAGGCGGGGCGGGCTGAGCGAATGTCCGAGGCAAGGCGGCTTGCCACCATGTTCCGCGCATTGAATGAAATTCCGAAGGCAGTGATCGCCCGTGTTCAGGGCAATGCCTATGGCGGCGGTGTCGGCCTTGTCAGTGTTTGCGATCTGGTGATCGCCACTGAAAGCGCCCGTTTTGGCCTGACCGAAGCTCGCCTCGGTATCATCCCGGCGACGATTAGTCCTTTCGTCGTCGCGCGGATTGGCGAAGGTGCTGCTCGTCCTCTCATCATGTCCGGTAAACTGATCAGCGCATCGGAGGCAAAGGCTGCCGGGCTGGCCGCGCATGTTGTACCCACCAAGGACCTCGATGCGGCAGTCGAGGCCGAAGTCGGGCATTTTTTGAGGGCGTCACCGGATGCAGCGGCAAGAGCCAAGACACTTGCGCGTTCGCTCGGAATGCCGATCACGGACGCGGTCATCGAAAGCGTCATCGAGCAATTGGCCGATACCTGGGAAACGGAAGAGGCGCGCGAAGGCATTGCCGCCTTCTTCGAGGGACGGGAGCCATCCTGGCGAAGTGATGCTTGA
- a CDS encoding acetyl/propionyl/methylcrotonyl-CoA carboxylase subunit alpha — MFEKILIANRGEIACRIIRTARRLGVRTATVYSDADSDALHVELADEAIRIGGAAAHESYLSIERVLESAKRAGADAIHPGYGFLSENAEFAEAVEAAGIVFVGPQPMAIRAMGRKDAAKALMESAGVPIVPGYHGDDQDLDLLADKAAEIGYPVLIKARAGGGGKGMRRVEGAEELPSALEAAKREAKAAFGDDAVLIEKYLLRPRHIEIQVFGDRYGNVVHLFERDCSLQRRHQKVIEEAPAPGMTAEMRRAMGEAAVRAARAIDYRGAGTVEFIADVSKDLLPDRFFFMEMNTRLQVEHPVTEAIAGVDLVEWQLRVAAGEPLPKKQTELKIDGWAFEARIYAEDAARGFLPATGVIDGMRFPDGVRIDAGVRAGDRISAYYDPMIAKMIVHGADRADALAMLTRALQASHIAGTVSNIGFLTNLSRQEEFVSGHPDTGLIERNLETLIAIPAAEDTVIALAAVLSLEARGHGNDPWDTLGHWQLWGEMQRKVTLEHAGSLASLCVVARGFGMFAVHDGRRVIPIRIVSRHADRLQVETDGRQVAVEVERGTHRLCLRLDGNSHLFTLPDPLDGTTSETDVGDRLIAPMPGFVKIVRTSEGAAVSKGAPLIVMEAMKMELTLTAARDAIVESVHASEGQQVSEGAVLVTLKAGEA; from the coding sequence ATGTTTGAAAAGATCCTGATTGCCAACCGTGGCGAAATCGCCTGCCGTATCATTCGTACCGCCCGCCGCCTGGGCGTGCGCACAGCGACGGTCTATTCCGATGCCGACAGCGACGCGCTGCACGTCGAACTTGCTGACGAAGCGATCCGCATCGGCGGTGCGGCGGCCCATGAAAGTTACCTTTCCATCGAGCGGGTCTTAGAATCGGCCAAGCGGGCTGGCGCCGATGCGATTCATCCGGGCTATGGCTTTCTTTCGGAAAACGCCGAGTTCGCCGAGGCTGTCGAGGCGGCGGGAATAGTCTTCGTTGGTCCGCAGCCAATGGCGATCCGGGCAATGGGCCGCAAGGATGCCGCCAAGGCCCTGATGGAAAGCGCTGGCGTTCCGATCGTGCCGGGCTACCACGGCGACGACCAGGATCTGGACCTTCTGGCGGACAAGGCAGCCGAGATCGGCTACCCCGTTCTCATCAAGGCGCGCGCAGGCGGCGGCGGCAAGGGCATGCGCCGTGTCGAGGGCGCCGAGGAGCTTCCATCTGCCCTGGAGGCGGCAAAGCGCGAGGCGAAGGCGGCGTTCGGCGATGATGCCGTGCTGATCGAAAAGTACCTGCTTCGACCGCGTCATATCGAAATACAGGTTTTCGGAGACAGGTACGGCAATGTCGTCCACCTTTTCGAGCGCGACTGTTCACTCCAGCGGCGCCACCAGAAGGTCATCGAGGAAGCGCCGGCTCCGGGCATGACCGCCGAGATGCGTCGCGCCATGGGCGAAGCGGCCGTGCGCGCTGCGCGGGCGATCGATTATCGCGGCGCCGGGACCGTCGAGTTCATCGCCGATGTCTCGAAGGACTTGCTGCCGGACCGCTTCTTTTTCATGGAAATGAACACGCGTCTGCAGGTCGAGCATCCGGTAACGGAGGCAATTGCGGGTGTTGATCTCGTCGAATGGCAATTGCGGGTGGCAGCCGGTGAGCCGCTTCCGAAAAAACAAACTGAGCTGAAGATCGACGGCTGGGCCTTTGAGGCACGCATTTACGCGGAGGACGCGGCAAGGGGTTTTTTACCCGCCACGGGCGTGATCGACGGAATGCGCTTTCCAGACGGCGTGCGGATCGATGCGGGCGTCAGGGCAGGCGATCGGATTTCTGCCTACTACGACCCGATGATCGCCAAGATGATCGTCCATGGCGCCGATCGTGCCGATGCGCTTGCGATGTTGACGCGGGCACTGCAGGCATCGCACATCGCCGGGACGGTGAGCAATATCGGCTTTCTCACCAACCTGAGCCGTCAGGAGGAGTTTGTCTCGGGCCATCCGGACACTGGTCTGATTGAGCGCAATCTTGAGACCTTGATCGCAATTCCGGCTGCCGAAGACACGGTGATTGCCCTTGCGGCGGTGCTGTCGCTGGAGGCAAGGGGCCACGGCAACGATCCGTGGGACACGCTCGGCCATTGGCAGCTCTGGGGCGAAATGCAGCGTAAAGTGACGTTGGAACATGCAGGCAGTCTTGCAAGTCTGTGCGTCGTTGCACGAGGCTTCGGCATGTTCGCCGTCCATGACGGCCGCCGCGTCATCCCCATAAGGATCGTCAGCCGACATGCCGACCGTTTGCAAGTGGAGACCGATGGCAGGCAGGTTGCCGTCGAGGTGGAGCGCGGGACGCATCGGTTGTGCCTGAGGCTTGACGGCAATTCGCATCTCTTTACGCTGCCCGATCCGCTGGATGGGACTACCTCAGAAACGGATGTCGGCGATCGGCTGATCGCACCGATGCCGGGCTTCGTCAAGATCGTGCGGACAAGCGAAGGTGCTGCAGTCTCGAAAGGCGCGCCGCTGATCGTCATGGAGGCCATGAAAATGGAGCTGACGCTGACCGCTGCGCGAGACGCGATCGTGGAAAGCGTTCACGCGAGTGAGGGCCAGCAGGTTTCCGAGGGCGCCGTCCTCGTCACCCTGAAGGCCGGAGAGGCATGA
- a CDS encoding hydroxymethylglutaryl-CoA lyase translates to MTALHQEHVSIVEMAPRDGLQNEQHFIETADKIALVDMLSDCGYERIEVTSFVSPKWVPQLVDAAEVMARIRRVPGVRYAVLTPNMKGFEAALEARADEVAIFAAASEGFSQHNINCSIAESIDRFRPVAQASIAHGIPLRGYVSCVVECPYDGGVPPANAAKVVALLRDLGCYEISLGDTIGRATPEAVARMIAAVLDEAPATMLAGHFHDTSGRALENIDVALDHGLRVFDASIAGLGGCPYAPGAKGNVDTAAVARHLAARGYSTGLAQDKLRQAAAFARALRSKS, encoded by the coding sequence ATGACGGCTTTACACCAGGAACATGTTTCGATCGTCGAGATGGCACCGCGTGACGGTCTGCAAAATGAGCAACATTTCATCGAGACGGCAGACAAAATTGCTCTTGTCGATATGCTGTCCGATTGCGGCTACGAGCGTATCGAGGTGACGAGTTTCGTAAGCCCGAAATGGGTGCCGCAGCTTGTCGACGCGGCCGAAGTGATGGCCCGAATTCGCCGCGTACCTGGCGTGCGGTATGCCGTCCTCACCCCTAACATGAAGGGCTTTGAGGCGGCACTTGAGGCACGGGCCGACGAGGTGGCGATCTTTGCCGCAGCTTCCGAAGGCTTCTCCCAGCATAATATCAATTGCTCGATTGCCGAGAGCATTGACCGTTTCAGACCCGTCGCGCAGGCAAGTATCGCACATGGCATTCCACTGCGCGGCTATGTCAGCTGTGTTGTCGAATGCCCCTATGACGGTGGTGTACCGCCTGCCAATGCCGCGAAGGTGGTAGCATTGCTGAGGGACCTCGGATGCTACGAGATCAGCCTTGGCGATACGATCGGCCGTGCAACACCGGAAGCTGTGGCAAGGATGATCGCGGCCGTGCTTGACGAGGCACCCGCCACAATGCTTGCAGGCCATTTCCACGACACCTCGGGCCGGGCGCTCGAGAATATCGACGTTGCGCTGGACCATGGGCTTCGCGTCTTCGATGCCTCGATCGCCGGGCTCGGAGGCTGTCCTTATGCACCCGGTGCAAAGGGCAATGTCGACACCGCGGCGGTCGCGCGGCACCTCGCGGCAAGAGGTTATTCGACAGGGCTTGCGCAAGACAAGCTTCGGCAGGCAGCCGCATTTGCCCGTGCGTTGAGGAGTAAGTCGTGA